From Bradyrhizobium erythrophlei:
ACGCGCAGCTTGCCGGTCTCGATATAGGGCAACGCCGTGCTGATCGCGGTCAGCGTGGCATCGACGCGGCCGGCCAAGAGCTCGGTGTAGGCCATGGCGTCGCCGCGGAAAGGGATGTTGAGGCCCTTGACGCCGGCGTCCCTGAACAGCAGCTCGGCGGCGAGATGGGGCTGCGAGCCGACACCTGGAGACGCGAAGGTCAGGCCATCGGGCCTCGACTTGCCGTAGGCGATCAGCTCCTGCAGGCTCTTGAAGGGTGCCTCGGCGTTGATGATCAGGAAGATCGGCGCCATCACGGCCATGGCCACCGGCTGCAGATCCTTGCGCGAGTCGTAGGTCAGTTTCCCGAACAGCGCTTCGGCCGTCGCGTACGGCGCTGCCGCATACAGGAAAGTGTATCCGTCCGCCGCCGCATGCGCGACGTATTCATTGGCGAGGCGAGTGCCCGCGCCCGGCCTGTTTTCGACGATGAACTGCTGGCCCAGACGATTGCCCAGATACTCGGCCAGAATGCGCAACGAGATGTCGTTGGCTCCGCCGGCGCCGTAGGGCGATATCATCCGCACGTAACGCGAGGGCCAATCGTCCCTCGCACGCGCGGGGAAGCCGAAACCCGCCGACAGGCAGGCGGCGACGGTGCCCAGCAGGGTTCGCCTTGTGACGTTCATCAATGCCTCCCGGGAATTGGGCGTCCGCCGAAAGTCGGAGCGCCGGCTTCCCTGTCATTTCGCGGTCTTCTTTTTCTGTTGTTCACGGGGCGCGATCATCGGCTCAACTTCGTTGACGAGCGAGCGGATGCTTGCGGCAAGGGCGGTGATGCGCGGACCGATTTCGGCTTCGAGCTGCCCGGGCTGCAACCGAAAGGCAGGGATTCCGCAATTGATCGAAAAGGATTGCTTCAGGTTTCGCGCATGAAACAGGGGAGCGGCGACCGCGTGAATGGAGGCCATGTATTCGCCAAAGCAGGTGCAAAATCCCCGCTCCGCGCATTGCCGGATTCCGGCACGGTACCGGTCGCGATAGGCTGACCAGGAGTCGGCGCTGTCCGCCTTGATCCGCGCTTCCAGCAGCGCGGAGTGGCCGGCGGGCAATATCGCAGCTGCGGCGCGCCCCATCGCCGTCATGACGACGGGGATCGGCATGCCGATGTCGGGCGTGTGCGGCCCGACATCTCCCGATCGCGCGGTCTCGACATAGATCATCGCCGTTCCGTCAAGCAGGCCGATCGAGACGGTGCCGCGCACGCTCTGCGCAAGTTCCTGCATCATCGGCCGCGCGACCTGGCGAAATTGCATGCCGGCAAGCAGCGGGTGGGCCATGCGCAGCGCCCGGGCGCCAAGGCGGTATTTGGCAAGGTCCTGGTCGTAACGGAGGTAGCCGAGCTCGGCGAGCGTGTGCGTCAACCGCGCCACCGTCGGCCGCGGAATCCCCGTGCGCGCCGCAAGCTCCATGTTGCCGAGCATCGGCGCCCCGGCCTCGAAGGCCTCGAGCACCACCAGTCCCTTTGCAAGGGTCGTGGCGAAAGCCGCGTCGCCGGCACTTTCGGCGAGCACGGTTTCCGCGGACGGCGACGGGGTGAAGGCCGCTTTGCGCTGTATGGCTATAGACATGCCCGTTTAATGAAGCATCTCTTGCAGCATGTCCATCGAATTTCCCATTTCAGCCTTTTCCGTCCACTATGTGGACAGCCTCAAATGTCGGATCCGTCACGATCCGGCGGCAGGGGACGCGCAATCCGTCCGCATCAGAACTGTCGGGCGAAGAACTTTCCAGCAGCGAGGCGCTCGCAACAAATCCGGCCCGGCTTTCGATCAAGCACATCTTCCGATGGAGCAGAACGATCGTTGCTCTCGTCCTCGCTGTGCGCAATGTGCCGTCTCTCCTTCTTGTGCGTGTCCGCGGAGATCGCGTTGGCAAGCGACATGATGAGATAGATTGTCGAAAGACTGCACCACCCCTTCAGCTTGCATTTCAAAAATCCGGGCGTTGAGCAGGCAACGAACGAAGGCGCTTGGCAGCGCCGACAGGAAGATCGCCGACGTAAGGATGTCAGGCGACATCAGACGAATCCCTTTCGAATTCAGGCCAGACAGGTTGCACATCGCTCGGACAACACACGCTACACGCGTGCAACTTCAGATCACGATAATTTCACGGCAGGCCCGGCAACTTCGTATCCTGAAGCCGGGGAGACTTTTCAATGGCGGTGCGGAAAGCGAATGAGACCTGCGCCCTCGGGGTTTCGGAGACCGCCATCGCCGACGATTCCGTCCATCAACAAATACCGCCCGGGTTTCGACATTTCCTATCAACGCCGAAAGCTTCGCAGCGATTCAAGGCGTACGGAATCGACCCGTTGGACGCGCCGGAGCAATCGCACAAAGTCCGGGGGCTGATGAACCGTTTGTCCCGGCGGATGGATGCCGAATTGCGATGGCCTGTCCATGCCGACGCAACCATTGAACGCTGGGAAAACCCCCGCATCCCCTCAGGTTACACCTACCTGTTGCAATTCGTGGCGCACGATCTGGTGCATTCAGCGATTCCACTTTCGGTCGTGGGCGGCTTGAGCGGTGACACCGCGAATGTGCGCCGCGCCGCTCTCAAGCTCGAGACCTTGTTCGGAAGCGGCCCGGTCGGCTCCCCTTCCGTGTATGCGCTGGATGCGGCGAATGACGAGCGGCGGACGAAGCTGCGGCTCGGACGGATGCGCTGGAAGGACAAAAGCGTCGAGACCGGCTGCCCGTTCCGCGACATCGCGCGGACCCCGGCCGAGAACGTCACGGGGATCGACCGCAGTATCGCTGGAAAGCGCGTTGCGCTGACGGAAGCCCTGATCGCCGATCCCCGCAACGACGATCACGCCATCATGTCGCAGCTGACCGCGCTTTTCGCGCTGCTGCACAACGGCTTGATCGACATCGTTCGCCGCGGCGAACCCACGACCGGTCCCAACGCCAACCTTGGCGCTGCCTACAAGCGGTTTCTTTGCGCGCGCGACGCGTTGACGCTGATCTACCACAACATCATCCGCAAGGACCTTATGCGGCGGGTGATGCATCCGGCGATCTACGCGGCCTACGCCGGACCGATGCTGGATTTCATCGATCGCCCGGTGCGGGCCAGCGGCAGCCCCGCCGCTCGCAGCGCGGAGCAGGAAGGCTGGCGCGTCCCTCTTGAATTCTCGCACGGCGCGTTTCGCTTCGGCCATGCGATGGTGCGGCCTGAATACGTCATCAACGATCTCTCTACCCACGATCTCAACAAGACCCTGGAGAAGACCTCGGCCAACGATCCCGTCAACATGCCGCTCGATTCGACCTGGATCGTGCGCTGGTCGCGCTTCTTCGAGATCGGGGGGTCGAGGCCCAATTTCAGCCGGCGTATCGGACCGTTTCTCAGCGATGGGCTCGGCAATGATCAGATATTTCCCGCCGTCGACCAGACCAGCCGGGTCGGCCTGCTGTACCGAGACCTGCTGGGCGCTTCGCTTGCCGGACTCTGGTCGGTGAATGCGCTGGTCGCCGAGATTTCGGCGCGGCGGCCGCATTTGGTTGCCGCTTCACGGCTGCTTGCCGATCGGCCCTATCGGGTCAGCCAGCTGCGCGAGTGGCTGGCTTCTGAAACCTCCTATGGCGAACTCTCCGCCGAAGATATCGAAACGCTTGCGAACGATCCGCCGCTGCCATTTTTCATTCTGTTCGAGGCGATGCGACAACCGCTGGCCCAAGGCCTGTGCCTCGGACCGCTCGGTTCGATCATCGTCTCGGAAGTGATTTTCGGCGCGCTCGCGGATAACGAGATTCCCGCAGGACGCGGCGCGGATTCGCTTGCGGAAGCGCTCGCAGGACTCGCTGCGGAATATTATCCGAAAAATGTATTCGAAACCGTACCCGAAATCGAACGCATGGATCAGCTGGTCGAGTTCACGGCCGAGATCGCCGATCTGTTGCAGGCCGAGCCCGCATTTCTGTGAGTCGGAATTGTTCCGCCTCACGCAACCCGCAGGAGTGAGTAATGGGAAGGATCGAAAGACTGCAAGTGACGAACCATGAGCGCTGGGGCAAGCTGGTCAAGACCTGGGCGACCGGCAAGAATTATCTCGAGGATGACAACGAGTATCCGCTGCCGACCACCATGGACGAGTTCAAGGAGCAGCTCGCCAAGGCCCAGGTGTTCGCGACCGTGCCGGAACGCTTCAAGCAGATCCAGTTCGTCTCTTCCGACCAGGAGACGATCCTGGTGCGTCTGCCGCCGAAGGTGATGATCGCGGATTCCGAGGCCTTGCTCAACGAGCCGGGTGCAACCTATCCGCTTCCGCCGTTCTACAAGCGTCTGTTCAACGGCATGGAGCCGGTGATCCCGGAAGACGAGAAGTTCAGGGTGCACGCCGAACGCATCGGCGATTATACGATAAGCAACTGCGCCTGAGCATCCAACTCACCAAGCCAATTGGACAAGGCCCTCGGCGGGAAGTCCTGCGCCACGCAAGCTCTGGCGCAGGGCTTCCCACCTTGAGCTTACGCTGATGGGGTGGGTCTGCAGCAGCCAACGCGTTATGGCTTCGTCGGTCGGCGCGGCTGATCCAACCCAAAACGAACGTATCCCGTTCAGGAACCGCTGAGCTTCTTTACGCGCAGTAACCAGCTGCCCCAGTTCGTACAGCGCCGCCGCACGCCATGCGGGCAGGGTCTGTGTGGCATCATTCGCGCGATCGCAAGCCTCGAGGGTGCCAACATAGTCACCGCACAAGAAGCGAATGATGGCGTGGTAGCCCCACTCGGGATGAGTGGGCGCCGGCGAAAGAGCCAGCGACTGGGCGGCCAGCAGCCGGGCCTGCTCGATCGATCCACAGAAGGCGCAATAGTGCGCACAGGATAGCAAAGTCCACGGGTCATTGTCGTTTAGCTCGCAAGCGAGTTCCATATGCGGCGCCGCTTCCGCCTCCCGCAGCGCCATCACATAAGACCAGCCACAGCACAGATGCGCCCGGGAATCGACGGGATCCAGTTGAACGGCACTCTTCGCGAGTTCAAGCGTTGCTTTTGCTTTGTCGCGATCGCGAAAGAAGCCCGGGTGTACAATATGTTCGATGTTATTCATCTGCACGAGGCTGCTGTAGCAAGGCGAGAAGGTGGGATTTTCTCGGATGGCATCACGAAAGATGATGACTGCCCGCTGCCAGCTGTCCGGTTCGAATTTCATCAGGAGATCCTGCCCGCGAAGCCAGCGGTCGTGGACGTCGAGCGAAACGTCGGGTTCGCCGGCGAGGCGCATCAGCCGTTCCGCCGAAAGCTGCACGTTCAGCGAGGTCGCGATCCTGCGGATGATGCGCTGCTGCGTCTCGAACCAGTTGTCGAGGCGGAGCCGGAGACTTTCGCTCCAGACATAGATGCCGGTCGCTTCGTCCCGCAGCACCATCACCATGTTGATTTCGGCGCCCGCCTGATACGCAGTCGTTTCGATGCAGTATTGCGGCGCCGCCCCCGGCGGCGGAGGTGCGACCGCGGCAGCCGGACGATCGATCACGCTCCATTCGCGAAAACGCACGAGACAGGCCGCAAGATGCAGGCTGAACCCCTGCACCAGATGGGCATGATCGCCGTCGACGCCATGCATCGCGAACGGGCGCAGCACGAGGCGTATCTTGGCGGGCGCCCCGGAGTATCCGGCTTCCGGAGCGACGGAGCGGCTTGAGGGTCCGCCGCTGGCACGTACCGTGCGGCTGCCAGATTCAGACTGGGCGCCAAGCCGGCCGGCCGGCCTTTCGAAAGCGCCGAGCTTGATGTCGGCGACGAGTTCTTCCGTCGCCGGCGACGGCTCCATGCCATAATCCCGATCGAGCAAATCCCAGAGCGATTTGTAGATGCGCAGCGCCCCCGCCACGTCGCCCTCCTGCGCGTGCACGCGCATCAGATGGCAGCAGGCCTCCTCGTGAGTCGGATCGAGATTGGCGATCGCAGCGGCGATCTCGGTCTTGGCGCCGGCAGCGACCCCTGTGGCGACCATACCGGCACCGAGACATCGCATCAGCCGGTCATGTATCGTCTGACGTTTCGCAAGCACCCAGATTCGAAATGACGGATCAAGGTCGTCCATCCCATCGAGAATCCGCTGGCCGAGGTCAGGGGTATTGAGAAGCAGGGGATGCACGCGGCCGCCTTCCGCGAGCCGGATGATGCTTTCGACATCGACCTCGACATCCTCGGCGTTGAGATGGATCGAGAGTCGTCCTGCTGAAAATCCGCCAAATCCAGCATCCTCAAACGCAGAGCGCAGTTCGCGGACCACCTGGCGCAGCGAGGCGCGGGCTTTTTCCTCATCCGAACGGCTCCACAGCAATCCGACCAGCCGTCCGCGGCTTTCATGTTTGGCCTCGGTCAAAGCGAGATAGCTGAGAACGGCGCTTGCCTTCTGGGTTCGAAGTTCGATCGGGCGACCGCCGAACGTGATCGACGGACGTCCCACCAGCGAGACGGAGAGACGCGCGGCGCTCCCAGGCTCCACTACGGTTTCGCTTGCGGCCAAACCTTGAATCCCAGCAATCTGTTGCATCCCAAGCGTTTCCGTACCGGGCCGCAGTTTCGGCAATTATATCAGGGCAATGCCGTCGGTATAGGCCGCTCCCCCGCCTGTTCGGGCAATCATCTGCGCCAGCCGCGGCGTAACGATCTCCGAAGGCAAAACCTGGAGGCCCGGCGCGATGATGCGCGCCGCCGGAATCTCGAAGCGCGGACGGGTCAAATCCAGGCCAAAGACCTCGATATCAACTTGCGCCACACGGTCTGCGATCAGCCGCAGCATGGACGTCGGGTCGGTTGTGCCGATGGCCAGGTGTCGTGCGCGCCCCGGCTCCGGCTGCAGCAGCAGACACCGATCGGCGTTCAGCAACGTCGCACGCCGTCGGTGAATGCGGTCCCGGGCGTTGAGCGCAGCTTCTCCGCGCTCCCGGAGCTTTGTTTCGACCACCGCATGGGCCAATTCGCCCTGGCACATTTCCAGAACGGCAGCGCGGGCCGCACCCGCAAGGGTCGGCCGCGAGGCCAGGCCCAAGGCAAAGCCAAAGCCATCCGCCATGCAGGAGACCGCTGCAACGCAGGGCACGCCGATATCCGTCGTGATGTCGAGCAACCAGCTACGTCGCGCCGAAGCGCCCTGGCGCAGTTGCGCCAGCACCGCTTCGGCGGCGATTTGGGCGTCGTCCTCGGGCGGGATCGACCGGCCGCGGCTGCCGCCCCACCACCAGAGACTGGCGGCATCGCGTTCGATCAACTCGAGCAGACCGTGCAGGGCCGCGGCGTCCCAGGACAAGCCCGCAGCCGATCCGGTACCCAGTGGAAAAGGCGGCTTCACCTCCTGCTGGTGCAACGGACGTCTTACGCACAGATCCGCCGGCAGCAAGACCTCGCAACCATCGGCGAGCCGCGTCACGCGGTGCCATGAAAGCTTTGCATCGGGGCTCAGCCGGTGCGCGGAGAAGGCCGCAAGGAACTCGCGCGCCCGTGGACCGAGCTTGCCGGCCGGATCGCCTGGATCAACTTCCAGCGCGTCATCGCCGGTCTGCAGCTGGGAAAGATATTCGATACCCTCGCCGATACAGCCCTGAAAGGCGTCCTGCAGCGAAAGGCCCACGCCGGAAACACCGACCAAGGGATGCCCTGCGTGGAGGGGATCAGCGAGGTTCGGATCGAATTCGGCTCCGAAGCAGACCAAACCGGGGGCGTCGGGTGCGGCAAGTTCGAAAACACGCCTAAACCGGGACGCCGCCTTGAGCAGATTGGCCCGGTGGCGCGTCTGTGAATCAGGTTCTGCTGCGGCCGCATAACCAAGCGCCTCGAGGAGGGGCCGGGCATCGCGGTTGCCTTGTTGTTCCCGGTCGTCGCCGAGCAACAGTGAAGCGGCGCGCGCAAACGGATTTGGCATTTGCAGCTCCACTCCTGTTCACGGTGGCCTCACGTCTGCCCGCACAGTCTTGGCGGACGAGGACACCCCAGAGTCGCTCCGGAGGAATATATGCTCGCGAAAGCTTTTGTCGTCGCAATGGCCGCCGATATAGCCCGATCGGACTACGCAAAGCCAACGCTCATCCGCAGTCGCAGCCGCGAATGGCTGATCGCTTGCCGCTGGGGGCCCGACGGCGAGTACCTCTCGATCGCGACCGCCGGCGCCATGCCGGAGCCGGGCGGGCCCGCGGCGCCCGATGCCATTAGCCCGATCCACAGCCTGTTCGGCGTGCTGGCCTCGGAATCCGAAGCAGAAGCCACCAGCACGTTCCTGTTGGTGCGCCAGTTGCCGGTCCAGATCGGTCTTGCAGGTACCTTCTTTCCCGCAGATGGCTATGCGCTGCTGCAGCAGCGGGACACGATCCGCCTGTTTTGCGAAACCCGCTATTCGCATAGCTGCGGCTGGCTGGATGGCAAGGAGATCCGTAACGACATTCCCGACCCGGCGCCGTCCTCGGCGGAGGCGATGGCATGGCACATCAAGGCCAAGCGCTGCAGTTGGATCGGCGAGTTCGTATCCGGATCGCTGTCGCACGAGCGGCGAGCCATCCATGCTGCCGAATGACCGTCATCGGGAAACCATCAAGGCGGCGGGATCTCCATGACGGCGAACGCGGGGGCCTATCCTTGCGTGCTCGTCGTTGGCCGGCGGGGCGCCAGACGCTTGACGGCGGCAGGACGAGCCATGGAAGGCTTCACCGCGGGCCTACATAACGAGTCTCCAGACCTCCGTTGGCTGACGAGCCTGGACACAACTATAAGAATTTCAAAACGATATCATGCAACCCCTTTGACGGGCCTTTGCTGTTCGACTGTCTCAAGGGTGAGAACACACCGGCCCTCTGCATCGATCGCTGCCGTGATTGTCTGAGGGGGCGCCGCTGCGAGGAATTCCTGGAGGATGAAACGGCTCTTGTCAGAGAGCCCAAATACCCCACGCATCAGTTCAAAAAACCCCGGCTCTTCCCCGACATATAAAAGTTCGAGCAATTCTGAGACCGAGTACCGCCCCAAAGCCGAGAAAACCCGATCGGTTTCGTCCTCCGACTTGCCCTCCTTGGAGCGATCGAAGTTGTAAATAATAGCAGTCATCCTTCCCCCCGAACCTTCGCGGTGGCCGATGAGCACTTGCCGCGAGGGGAATCTGCGCGGGCTATCGTGATTTCAGCGTTATCGCTAGAAACCGGGCGGGGGCCAGCGTGATCCGCTGGCCGATCCGGGCTTCGTTCTGGAGCCAGATTTCGATCAGCTTGCGGGTATCCGAACTCGGCTCCCCGGCGCACCGAAAGCCGCGTCGCCTGCACTTTTCGCAATGCACTATTTGCGCGGGCGAGGACGAAATTAAGGCTGGCTTGCGCTGGTTTGACCCCTGTCGTGCGATCCTCAAAGCGCGCTGCAAGATTGGAAAGACCATCCGCAGGCGGGAGGCTAGATGACTCTCAGTGTCGCTGTCGGCTCATGACCATTACCCGGAAGCGAGTGTGGTCGAGTCCAACTGAGGGTGTCGAATGCCTGGGCCGTCTTCATCGCCGCCACATTCCACGTTCGGATCGCTGGCATTCATTGCCGTCGTTGTCGCCGCCGGCGTCGGTGCGTTCGCCTATACGGCGGGATGGCTCTCTCCCGGTCGCCTGACGCCGACCGAGCTGGTCGATGCATTTGCTCCCCCCACCGGTCCGGCGCTCGGCCACCGGCGAAATCACGCCAAGGGCATCTGCTTCACCGGCGTGTTCGAATCGAACGGGAACGGCGCGCAGCTCTCGCGGGCCCAGGTTTTCTCGGCCGCCCAGTATCCGGTTCTTGGCCGCTTCAATCTCGGTACGCCCGATCCGACCGAACCGGATGCGAAGGTCCGGGTGCGGGGCATGGGCCTGCAGATTTCGACCCCGGACGGCGAGGTATGGCGCACCGCCATGATCGATCCCCCCTTTTTCGCGGTGGCGAACCCGCAAGCCTTTTACGAACTGCTGAAGGCGTCGGGCAGCAAGGATCCGGATGCGATGAAGAGCTTCACCGCCGCGCATCCCGAGTTCGCGGCCTTCGGCGCCTGGGCCAAGAGCGCGCCCTGGACGGCGAGCTACGCTGAAGAGCCTTACCACGGCCTCAACGCCTTCATCTTTACCGACAATGCCGGCGCCGAGCACGCGGTGCGGTGGTCGCTGCTGCCCCAGGCGCAGGTCGTGCCGATCACCGACGACGATCTCGCCAAGCTCGGCCCCGATCATCTCGAGCACGAGATCGCGGACCGCGTCGCCAAGGCACCGCAGCGCTGGACCATGGTCGTGACCATTGCCGAGCCGGGCGACCAGACGTCGGATCCGAGCAAGGCCTGGCCTGAGGGACGGAAAACCATCGAGGCCGGCACGCTGGTGGTGCAGCAGATCGAAGCCGAACGCGACGGCCCGTGCCGCGACATCAACTTCGATCCGACCATCCTGCCCAGCGGTATCAGCGTGTCCGACGATCCGTTCCCGGCCGCACGGTCCTCGGCCTACGCGAAATCGTACGACCTGCGCACTTCGGAAGCTAAGGATTACCCCTATCACCAGCAAACTGCGACGAGTGCAAAGCCATGACCTCCAGCGGCGTGAAATTCACCGTTCTTCAGCGTTTGCTGCACTGGCTGATGGCCGCCTGCATCCTGGCGATGCTTTTCATCGGCGTCGGCATGGTGTCGACCGTGATGCCCAAATACGTTCCCCTGCTGGCGACGCACAAGACGCTCGGCATCGGCATCCTGGTGCTCGCACTGATCCGGCTCGGCGTGCGCACCCGCTACGGCGCACCGCTGCTACCCGCCGAGCTGCCGGCGCCGATGAAACTGGCGGCGCATCTGTCGCACTACGCGCTCTAT
This genomic window contains:
- a CDS encoding IclR family transcriptional regulator; translation: MSIAIQRKAAFTPSPSAETVLAESAGDAAFATTLAKGLVVLEAFEAGAPMLGNMELAARTGIPRPTVARLTHTLAELGYLRYDQDLAKYRLGARALRMAHPLLAGMQFRQVARPMMQELAQSVRGTVSIGLLDGTAMIYVETARSGDVGPHTPDIGMPIPVVMTAMGRAAAAILPAGHSALLEARIKADSADSWSAYRDRYRAGIRQCAERGFCTCFGEYMASIHAVAAPLFHARNLKQSFSINCGIPAFRLQPGQLEAEIGPRITALAASIRSLVNEVEPMIAPREQQKKKTAK
- a CDS encoding Bug family tripartite tricarboxylate transporter substrate binding protein, with the protein product MNVTRRTLLGTVAACLSAGFGFPARARDDWPSRYVRMISPYGAGGANDISLRILAEYLGNRLGQQFIVENRPGAGTRLANEYVAHAAADGYTFLYAAAPYATAEALFGKLTYDSRKDLQPVAMAVMAPIFLIINAEAPFKSLQELIAYGKSRPDGLTFASPGVGSQPHLAAELLFRDAGVKGLNIPFRGDAMAYTELLAGRVDATLTAISTALPYIETGKLRVLGVASADRSPLYPQAPTLREQGFANVVASGWYGFMAPTATPGPIVDRLQQEIVRALADPGVKQKLLIQGLEPRAGTAAEFGTFIDDETRKWSELIREASLKGE
- a CDS encoding BTAD domain-containing putative transcriptional regulator, whose protein sequence is MQQIAGIQGLAASETVVEPGSAARLSVSLVGRPSITFGGRPIELRTQKASAVLSYLALTEAKHESRGRLVGLLWSRSDEEKARASLRQVVRELRSAFEDAGFGGFSAGRLSIHLNAEDVEVDVESIIRLAEGGRVHPLLLNTPDLGQRILDGMDDLDPSFRIWVLAKRQTIHDRLMRCLGAGMVATGVAAGAKTEIAAAIANLDPTHEEACCHLMRVHAQEGDVAGALRIYKSLWDLLDRDYGMEPSPATEELVADIKLGAFERPAGRLGAQSESGSRTVRASGGPSSRSVAPEAGYSGAPAKIRLVLRPFAMHGVDGDHAHLVQGFSLHLAACLVRFREWSVIDRPAAAVAPPPPGAAPQYCIETTAYQAGAEINMVMVLRDEATGIYVWSESLRLRLDNWFETQQRIIRRIATSLNVQLSAERLMRLAGEPDVSLDVHDRWLRGQDLLMKFEPDSWQRAVIIFRDAIRENPTFSPCYSSLVQMNNIEHIVHPGFFRDRDKAKATLELAKSAVQLDPVDSRAHLCCGWSYVMALREAEAAPHMELACELNDNDPWTLLSCAHYCAFCGSIEQARLLAAQSLALSPAPTHPEWGYHAIIRFLCGDYVGTLEACDRANDATQTLPAWRAAALYELGQLVTARKEAQRFLNGIRSFWVGSAAPTDEAITRWLLQTHPISVSSRWEALRQSLRGAGLPAEGLVQLAW
- a CDS encoding YcaO-like family protein, translated to MLGDDREQQGNRDARPLLEALGYAAAAEPDSQTRHRANLLKAASRFRRVFELAAPDAPGLVCFGAEFDPNLADPLHAGHPLVGVSGVGLSLQDAFQGCIGEGIEYLSQLQTGDDALEVDPGDPAGKLGPRAREFLAAFSAHRLSPDAKLSWHRVTRLADGCEVLLPADLCVRRPLHQQEVKPPFPLGTGSAAGLSWDAAALHGLLELIERDAASLWWWGGSRGRSIPPEDDAQIAAEAVLAQLRQGASARRSWLLDITTDIGVPCVAAVSCMADGFGFALGLASRPTLAGAARAAVLEMCQGELAHAVVETKLRERGEAALNARDRIHRRRATLLNADRCLLLQPEPGRARHLAIGTTDPTSMLRLIADRVAQVDIEVFGLDLTRPRFEIPAARIIAPGLQVLPSEIVTPRLAQMIARTGGGAAYTDGIALI
- a CDS encoding catalase family peroxidase: MPGPSSSPPHSTFGSLAFIAVVVAAGVGAFAYTAGWLSPGRLTPTELVDAFAPPTGPALGHRRNHAKGICFTGVFESNGNGAQLSRAQVFSAAQYPVLGRFNLGTPDPTEPDAKVRVRGMGLQISTPDGEVWRTAMIDPPFFAVANPQAFYELLKASGSKDPDAMKSFTAAHPEFAAFGAWAKSAPWTASYAEEPYHGLNAFIFTDNAGAEHAVRWSLLPQAQVVPITDDDLAKLGPDHLEHEIADRVAKAPQRWTMVVTIAEPGDQTSDPSKAWPEGRKTIEAGTLVVQQIEAERDGPCRDINFDPTILPSGISVSDDPFPAARSSAYAKSYDLRTSEAKDYPYHQQTATSAKP